In the Symphalangus syndactylus isolate Jambi chromosome 17, NHGRI_mSymSyn1-v2.1_pri, whole genome shotgun sequence genome, GAGGAGACAATAGGAGAATATGACATAGAGCAAAATAGAGATGAGAGTAGCCTGGACAAGAATGCTACTGAAAGCTATGGAGCAGTAATGATAGATTTGAGAAATATCCAGACATTACAGTAAACAGACTTGGTAGTTTATTCATTATTGGTGTTGAGTTTTAGATGACTTTGAGGATACTGCTTAGATTTTCGTGGTGAGCACCTGGATACGTGGCAGAACCATTTACTGAAATAGGTGGATATGCTGCAGGCTTGGTAAGGAACTTGGAGAATTTGGTGTAGGATTTCTAGAGGCAGAGATACCTGAGAGAAATCAATCAATGGCAATAAACAACTATAGTTTGTAAGGCAGATACAAGCTGGGCTGGAAATCTGGGAGTTGTTGATGTATCGTTGGTCATTAAACCTCAAAAGTTGAATGAGATCATTTAGGCAGAATCTATAGAAAGATGGAGCCCAGAAATTAGCGTTCAGGAACTCAACATTTAATGCTTGAGCCAAGAGACTTGAGCCCCAAAAGTGCCTGCAAAGAGCAACCAGGGAGAACGAAGGGAAACTAGGATATTGTCGTGTCTCAGAAGGCAAAAGAAGAGTGTTTCTGGAAGACAGAGTATGAAAAACaactgataaataaaataaagttagtgAAAAATGATTATTGGAATGAGCAATGTGGAGGCTACTTGGAGGACTGGTAGGTCCGAAGCCAAATTGGAGTAAGTTGAAAGGGAATGGGGTGTCGAGATGTCAAAACATTTAATGAGATGGCTCTTTTCAGAAATCAAACTATGAAGAGGAGAGGAACATGTGAAACTAGGGAGAGTTGTTTATGTTGCTCCTTATTGTAAGACTGAAAAGATTAGAGTGTTTAAATTCTGATGGAAAAGAGGAGATGAAGATTGACGATGAGGAGAAGAATGCTGAAGagtcacaaaagaagaaataatggtaCCATAGGAATACTGAGAATTTGTGAATGAGTTGGATCTAGAGTAAGCTCAACAAATGCTCTCTATCTCAATGAACTGGGAGGTAAAACAATTTGCTAATAATGAGTAAGGTAGAGTAaatgaaaaaagttttaagagattaaaaaatatgaaattgagAAATATAAGAATATGCTGGCAATATGAGAGAGCGGTAGAATTAGGTGACCTCAAAGACAGAGCGAAACGAATCTGCTTTATTCTTCAGCAGCATTCATGTGTCTGCTGCTTGAGAAAGTTCCCACTCAGCTTTGTCTGGAATTGGACTTAGTGGCAGGTTGCCATAGAAATATTCGAGAGACTCCAAAAAATGTATAATGCTTTAAAGTAAGTGattaaaaatcacttttcaaaatattaaacatcaTATCTACAATTCTGTGacttattttcataaataaaacacTCTCAAAATAACAATGATCTTTAACTAAAGTAAACCACTCGAATTTGACAAAAATACATGAGTTTTCCAGATGCCTTATCGTAGCAAATCCTACTGAATTTTGCATGCTTCTCATAAAAAGCAGTTTAGGtgcatttattcttattttgttctAATTACCAAAATTCTATATTGAAAGAATTGTCTGTTTGCAACTAATACTCAGAAGCCTACTTGACAAAGAGGTTTTTAGAACATTTTGTTTTCAACCTTGGTTTTCCTCACTAGAAATAAGTAACACTAAGTGTTTAACAATGGCAATCCAGTACAATTTTCAGATAATTAAAGTTCTTGAAATACCCTACCCAATCACAATCTGGCCTCATGACAAGAGGAAAAAACGGCAGGTTAGCAAGACTCTTGAGGTTTGAGTGAGTCAGGTTGCTTATTTCCATGGTACGTATTCAGAAGGCATTACAATAAAGGTATTTTACTAAGCATATGACCTAGGCAAGTGCCATGGTCTTAATATTGGTGTCTCCTCAAAATATTTGTTGGAAcctaatagtattaagaggtggagccttttGGAAAGTGATGAAGCCATGAagactctgccttcatgaatgggattggtaCTCTTGTGAAAGAAGTTTAAgggagctgccttgccccttctgACATTGttgtgaggacacagcagccACCATCTTTGAAGCAGAAGGTGACTTttcatcagacaccaaatctgctgacaccttgatcttggacttttcagtctatagaactgtgagaaataaatttctattttttataaattacccagtctgaggcaTGGTATCTTTCAATAAATCATGATCAATGTTAATATTACTAAGAGTTTCAgtttcatattttgaatttttaaaaattaagttttaaaactgAAGTTGTATCATAGTTTATGAATTTAATACAATAAGCAGAATTCTTTGGCAATATGGAAACaagtaaaaacttaaaatagtgaGACTAAAGTTctaaaaattcttatttcctcTTCTAGGTTATGGTTTAACTCAGCAGAATTTGTTGAACAACTACGATATGCTGGGGACCATGGTATGTTTAGAGACACAAAAGTGAATTCAGAATCTTCTCTTCAATTATTTTATCACATTCCCTTTGTTTCTTTGCTATGTGTCAAGCCCTTTATTTGTGTTTCCACTTTAATGCCTTCACATGTGCTCTTTCTTATGCCTGGAACACTTCCTGCAAATATAGATATGTCTCTTTCACTTTCTTCATTGAGGTTTTGTTTAAATGTCATCTTGTATAAAAGCCTGTCCCTTATCACCacatataaaaaataactcaCTGCCACCTTCCATCCCAAaactttctaatatttttacCTTCCCATATGTTTTTATTCGTAGCACTTATCATTATTGGTATCATTCATTGTTTACTTCCTGATTATTCTTCCCAAGAGAGTATAAATTGTTAGAGATTAGGAACTTTGATTTATTCACTGCTGTTATCTCCCGTGCCTGAAATTATATTCAGCACATAGTCGAAAGGTGTtcaaaaaatttgttaaaataatacattaatgacatatatatgtatatgtatgtatgctttCCTTACTGATATAACCTACTTTCTATAGTTCACCATTCAAgtgtttttcattattattatgttcTGCACAGTTTTGTCATTTGTCACAGCCTAGTGTTTAATccttatattttctctctcttctttaggCATGGAATGCAACTTGCAAAAACTGGCTGGCAGCAGAGGCTGCCCTGGAAAAGTACTACCTTTCCATTTTTTATGGGATTGAGTTTGTTGTGGGAATCCTTGGAAATACGATTGTTGTTTATGGCTACATCTTCTCTCTGAAGAATTGGAACAGCAGTAATATTTATCTCTTTAACCTCTCTATCTCTGACTTCGCTTTTCTGTGCACCCTCCCCATGCTGATAAGGAGTTATGCCAATGGAAACTGGATATATGGAGACATGCTCTGCATAAGCAACCGATATGTGCTTCATGCCAACCTCTATACCAGCATTCTCTTTCTCACTTTTATCAGCATAGATCGATACTTGATAATTAAGTATCCTTTCCGAGAACACCTTCTGCAAAAGAAAGAGTTTGCTATTTTAATCTCCATGGCCATTTGGGTTTTAGTAACCTTAGAGTTACTACCCATACTTCCCATTATAAATCCTGTTATAACTGACAATGGCACCACCTGTAATGATTTTGCAAGTTCTGGAGACCCCAACTACAACCTCATTTACAGCATGTGTCTAACACTGCTGGGGTTCTTTATTCCTCTTTTTGTGATGTGTTTCTTTTATTACAAGATTGTTCTCTTCCTAAAGCAGAGGAATAGGCAGGTTGCTACTGCTCTGCCCCTTGAAAAGCCTCTCAACTTGGTCATCATGGCAGTGGTAATCTTCTCTGTGCTTTTTACGCCCTATCATGTCATGCGGAATGTGAGGATCGCTTCACGCCTGGGGAGTTGGAAGCAGTATCAATGCACTCAGGTCGTCATCAGCTCCTTTTACATTGTGACACGGCCTTTGGCCTTTCTGAACAGTGCCATCAACCctgtcttctattttcttttgggaGATCACTTCAGGGACATGCTGATGAATCGACTGAGACACAACTTCAAATCCCTTACATCCTTTAGCAGATGAGCTCATGAAGTCCTACTTTCATTCAGAGAAAAGTGAGGTGCTTGTGAAACAGATTGTTCTACAGATGAATCTGCAAGCCGGTTACAGTTTGCTTTAACTCATAGACATCAGTCAGAGAGTGTCACAGATTTAACCTTGATCTAAAGACAAGTTGTACCCAGAGTATGTGAAAAGAACGGGATGACAAGAATGTACTGGTTTCTTCCTCTAAGAATTGAAAGGAGTTGGACTGCCTTATGTTTGGGCATGTAACTCCAAAATACTAGGTATTATAAGGCTTTCTCAATCAGTGCAAAAATGGAAGATATATAAAGCGACAAGTTGTCTGCATTTGATCATTGGTcagattgtaaaaaaaaaaacaacaacattgtTTTGGCAACATTCTCTATGTTATTCTTATTCACATGATCCTAGAACTTTATGTGAGAACTGAATAGCAGAAGACATCTTATTAAATAGTTTTTAGAAGTTGTGCTGTTAAGCAAATTTAAAGTCAACAGTaataatgattaagaaaggaatataatgagTTCAAGGACATCTAtctgatatattttttatattcatcATGAATCGGGGTAGTCTTGTAATTTATCTAAGCTTTTTTGTTGTATGGTTTATAGTGGAAAGAATCTTAATTTAAATAGAACGGACCTAAAGAGATAATTCGACAAAAGTAGAGAATATGTTTGAGCTTGTCAGGGAATGTAGATATCAAGATACTAGAGAGATACACCAAGgatatttgaataaaaaaaaacttgtagaACACAAAGAGCCTATCAGGAAACccaaagcaaaacagaacaaaagagaCTACATCGTTTTAAATTATGATTTTGCCATCTGGCATTTTATTATCATAATTTGACCACCAGtgcatgaaaatatattaaagttcATTAGCCTTCTGCTCTTGATTTAATAgtgaactttaaaatatattaatgtcaTAAACCAGCAAATAAGGAGAAATAAACTGATAATACTAGATTCATTGGGATAGTTTTCCCTTTTGGAGGGAAAGTCACAATTTTTCGCCATGATCCCCCATTTTTTGTAAACACTGGAATAATTTACAAGGATAACTTTATTGTAGCGAGAGCAAATCACATCTGGAGTGAGCCTTGTTTTCATGCAACATTACCGTAAGACCATCGGAGTAAATGTTTCAAACAAAATGTACTTCATGAAATTatagaacataaaaatatttatgtgcatATTAACCTGTATTATCCCAGGAAGGTTAATGAGGCCCCATTTCCTGCACAAAACAAATGTAGGGGAAAAAATGGGTGCTGTATTAGCTTTTTAAAGTCAAACAACTATCACATAATAATTCCCTGATATGCAACATAAAGTACCTATGGCCACATATCTAAATTCCTTTCCTTGATGTCATTAGCTATAAGGAGTGAGTAATGTGAAGGACAAAATAAGCATTATGAATACGGAGACATAAAATTCCACTGTCCTTCCTTTTCTGAAATACTCTGGGAGGtattctgatatttttaaatCCCCCAGTTTTCCCAGTTAATATCTCTAGACTTCAAGcaactgaaatattataaaaatgcattagtcacaaaagatttattttcttacatcaCACTAGGCTTTAAGATATTTTCTGCCATGCCTTGCCTTtagtatcaatattttaaaaatttcactgtAATTTTATAACTGCCTAATAACAAACTGAAAACAGAACTTCTGAGTTTCCTCATCAGAAAGGGCCATAGAAAAGGCCCTTAGGGAAGAAAGATTCGCTTACTTCTGCAAACTTGACAATCTGTAATTtaactttaatttgtattttatgcatgaattttacttgtaaagacaaaattaaatttGCTTCCCCTACACCCCAACTCGAAGAAGTCACAGGAATGGACTATTTCTGATAGTGcagtgaaatattttttcaaaccataaactcatatatatatatgtatatatatatgtgtatatatatgtgtatatatatatatgtgtatgtggtatatatatacaaggtatatatatataccttgtaAACAAGAGGTTAAGAAATTttatagcacattttaaaattattttctttctcaaatctaTCATGTAGTAACTTAATCCTTAACAGACTAGGGCCCTAAACTAAAATTATAAGAGCTATTTCATTTGCTTTCTGTACCGGGTAATTGTAAGAATCACAAACAATAAATCATGGAAATCCTTTCTGGGTTTgtggtttttaaaggaaataatattgagcttttgtattttgtcttttaactggCTCCCTGCTATCTTCAGAATGATGTCTAAACTATTTGGTCCAGATTCTTCAATCTGGACCAAGCTACTCTTCTTACGTTATCTCCTATCACTGTTGTCACAAACCATACCCTATAGCTAAAGATTGCTACTTTagtttattatattcagaactttCTTCACTTTGTACACCTGTTGCCCATCTTGGTTCCATCATACCTGCATGTATAATAATTCTAAACATCTTTCAAGGTTCATCTCATCTGTCACTCCTTGTTGAAGCTTGCCCTTGTATCCTCTCTTCCCCAAATCTAAAAGTAAAACTTTCTACCACTGGGGCTTCAAATACTTTTAATTCTACTTATttgaatttcattattttcattatagTTATTTAGATTTAAGTCAACTCCAAGTTCTGCGAGTTTAAAATTATACCTAATTATTATTGTCTTCATAGCAgagtacttttaaaattatggttTGTTGTAAGTGAATGTCTTACAGAACAAACTCAAAGCCATGCTTCTTTTGAATGTGCATAATCAAGCTATTTTTTTGTCATCATTACTTTAATAAGTAACATTATTTTATATGAAGAATAGAGTGCATATACATAAACCCATATGCCAGTTGCCATAGCACTGCCTCTCATATTTTCCTCTAGACATTTGAGCATagttttaatgactgtttgaaatCTCTGTCTCCTAGTTCCATATCTGGGTCATCTTGGAGTTGGTCTTCATTGGTGCCTTTTCTCTCAAGCATGGGTCATAATATTCCTGTTTCTCTATATGTCtagtaaattaattttattctagATGATGAATAATGTGTGGCAGAGATTCTGGATTCTGTTACATTCCATCAAAGAGTATTGATATTTTGTATATACATTTACAAATGTACAtgtatacaataataaaaataatttttttctcagaccTGCCTACAATCATGAAGGGATTCTTCTTTATGTGCTTATAACAATGTAGACAAGGGGACTCccaggcaagatggccaaataggaacatctctggtctgcagctcctagCATGACCAGTGCAGaaagcaggtgatttctgcatttccaactgaggtacccagttatATCACTGGGACTGGCTAGACAGTAGGTGCAGCCCACGgggggtgagcagaagcagggtaggGTGTCACCTCACcctggaagtgcaaggggtcaggaactccctcccctagccaaggaaagCTGTGAGGGAACTTGCCCTGAGGGATGGTGCTATCCGGCCCGTATACCACACATTTCCCAAGGTCTTTGAAACCAACAGaacaggagattccctcaggtgcctacaccacaagggccctgggtttcatgcacaaaactgggtggtcgtttgggcagacactgagctagctgcaggagttttttttttttcataccccagtgatGCCTGGgacaccagtgagacagaactgttcatgCCCCTGGAAAGgcggctgaagccagggagccaagtggtcttgctcagcggatcccaccagcacagagcccagcaagccaTGATCCACCGGCTTGAAATTCtccctgccagcacagcagtcagatgtcaacctgggatgctcgagcttaatgggggaggggcgtccaccattaatgaggcttgagtaggcagttttcccctcacagtataaacaaagctgccaggaagtttggactgggtggagcccactgcagcacCACAAAACCActatagccagactgcctctctagattcctcctctctgggcagggtatCTCTGAATGAAagacagcagccccagtcaggggcttgtAGATAAAGCTCCCATCTCCTTGGGACAgacacctgggggaaggggaagctGTGGGCACAGTTTAAGCAGACTTAAGCATTCCTGCCTCccagctctgaagacagcagcagatctcccagcacagcactggagCTCTACTAAGTGACAGACtacctcttcaagtgggtccctgaccctgaGCCTCCAGAAGGTGTGAAaccccagcaggggttgacagattcctcatacaggagagctccagctggcatctggcaggtgtccctctgggacgaagcttccagaggaaggagcaggcagcaatctttgctgttctgcagcctccgctggtgatacccagtcaaacggtctggagtggacctccagcaaactccagcagacctgcagtagAGGGgcttgactgttagaaggaaaactaacaaacagaaaggaatggcatcaacatcaacaaaaaggacatccacacagaaaTCCTATCCAAacgtcaccaacatcaaagaccaaaggtagataaatccacaaaaggaaggaaaaaccagcacaaaaaggctgaaaattccaaaaaccagaatgcttcTTCTCTTCCAAAGTATCACAACTCcttaccagcaagggaacaaaactagacagagaatgagtttgacaaattgacagaagtaggcttcagaagatgggtaataaccaattcctccgagctaaaggagcatgttctaatccaatgcaaggaagctaagaacctcgataaaaaaaattacaggaactgctaactagaataaccagtttagaaaagaacataaatgacctgatggagctgaaaaacacaccatgggaacttcatgaagcataaaCTAGTATAAATAGCCGAATCGATCAAGTgggagaaaggatatcagagattgaagatcaacttaatgaaataaagcatgaagactagattagagaaaaaagagtgaaaaggaatgAGTAAAGcatctaagaaatatgggactatgtgaaaagatgaaacttacatttgattggtgtacctgaaagtgacgggggaatggaaccaagttggaaaacaaacTTCAGGATATTAGCCAGgaaggagaacttccccaacatagcaagacaggccaacatccaaattcaagaaatacagagaacaccacaaagatactcttcgagGACAGCAACCCcaaaacacataatcatcaggttcaccaaggttgaaatgaagaaaaaaaatgttgagagCAGCCAAACAGAAAgatcgagttacccacaaagaaaatcccatcagactaatagcggatctctctgcagaaaccctataagccagaagacagtggggtccaatattcaacattcttaaagaaaataattttcaatccagaatttcatgtccagccaaactaagcttcataagtgaaggagaaataaaatcctttacagacaagcaaatgctgagggattttgtcaccacaaggcctgccttagaagagctcctgaaggaagaacaagggagtactaaatatggaaaggaaaaatctgtatcagccactgcaaaaacaaagcaaaatgtaaagaccattgacagtatgaagaaactgcatcaacgaaTGGGCAAAATAACAAGCTAGCAttataatgacaagatcaaattcagacataacattaaatgtaatgggctaacagaaaacctaacaccacatattttcactcataagtgggagttgaacaatgagaacgtatgggcacagggaggggaaagtCACACATtggagcctgttgtggggtggggggcaagggaagggatagcattaggagaaatacctaatgtagatgacgggttgatgtgtatagcaaaccaccatggaacgtgtatacctatataacaaacctgcatgttctgcacatgtatcccagaacgtaAAGTATAATTTAACACAAATTTAACTAAATTTTTCCCAAAGTCAGCTTggtctatgcccaggaatgaccaaggatAGCTTGgtggttagaagcaagatggagtcaactatgtcagatttctcttactgtcataattCATCTATATCCCTACTTCAcaccattttatttctctcttaaaagCAGATAGTGTATGCCTTAGTATAGATATGAATCCTAAGGGCACAGGGCAAAGAAAAGAGACCTGAGCACAGGAGCCAGACTGTGGAGCATGTGTGTGGGCCTGCATCTGGGTTGAAGCTGGAGATGGGGCTGGGTCTGAGGCTGGAACTGGGGCTTGTTCTGATGCTGGATCTGGGTCTTGGCCTGGGGTTGAGGCTGAGTGACACATGATCGAGGCCTGAGCCTGGTCCTGGGTTTGGGACTGGGCCTGGGACTTAGGCTGGGTGAGCCTGGGGCTGAGCTGAGGCTGAAGTTGGGACTTgggcagagctgggcctggggTGGTAAGTTTCCGCCTGTaagaggaagtcaaggctgctgcAGAGCTCCAGAGGCCTTGACCCTGATCAAGTCAGCAGGTATCAGGAGTCTTATCTATACTTTCTCTAATAAGGTCACTGAACTATCAGTGACAGAGAATTCTGCTCCTTTCATAGGCAGACTTTCCTTTAAATTCAGAAATCTTGATATCTGGATTAAAATAAAGGTTTATCAAGAGAAGAACAAAAGTGAAGATACAGCTTCAGTTTGGGCAGACTCTTAATTAGTTTGTATGCAGAATACATtcaggttttttaatttttaggaacCTTGAAAACGTTCAGTTACTAGGTTTTACaagttttaaagtaatatttttgaTTAAATATTCCTTTTGTTCGTTACTGATATTTTTGGAATCGAGGGATTATTTCTGTAACTTTTGTTTCTAAAACTTTGTGGATCTATGATTCTATAAAAGTAGCTAATAGTGTTTAGTTATCCATGTTAGAGGCTGGGTAACATACCTTGAGAACAACTCCTTCAATTCCAGCTCTGCCTTTCACTTGATTTTGAATGAATCAGTTAGCTCTCACAACCTCATTTTTGATATAATAGCATTGCCTCAGGGAATTGTGAGCAGTCCATCAGCTAATAAGAACAATAAAGGAACTAGATAAGCTATAAAATATTCATTCCCTTCATAGGTCAAGGCATCCCCATCCTCCAGGTCTCACTATCAGAATTGTGTTCCCAGAAGACACGAGCTACTTTCAGCTGAGTTGCTTTCTGAGTTGAGTAAAAGTGGCTATGAGACTGTAAAATATCTCGTGCTAAGTTGTTGAAGTATAAGTTGCTATTCCAATGTGGACTCATTTTGCTTCTTTGGTTTGGTCTTGGTAAAAGAAaataagctttatttatttatttattttattatttttttttgagacagagtgtctgtctgtcgcccaggctggagtgcagtggcactatctcgttTCACTGCAAGCtgctcctcccgggttcacaccactctcctgcctcagcctcccgagtaactgggactacaagcgcccgccaccgtgcccagctaattttttgtatttttagtagagacggggtttcaccgtggtttcaatctcctgaccttgtgatctgcccgcctcggcctcccaaagtgc is a window encoding:
- the SUCNR1 gene encoding succinate receptor 1 yields the protein MLGTMAWNATCKNWLAAEAALEKYYLSIFYGIEFVVGILGNTIVVYGYIFSLKNWNSSNIYLFNLSISDFAFLCTLPMLIRSYANGNWIYGDMLCISNRYVLHANLYTSILFLTFISIDRYLIIKYPFREHLLQKKEFAILISMAIWVLVTLELLPILPIINPVITDNGTTCNDFASSGDPNYNLIYSMCLTLLGFFIPLFVMCFFYYKIVLFLKQRNRQVATALPLEKPLNLVIMAVVIFSVLFTPYHVMRNVRIASRLGSWKQYQCTQVVISSFYIVTRPLAFLNSAINPVFYFLLGDHFRDMLMNRLRHNFKSLTSFSR